The following coding sequences lie in one Pseudomonas monsensis genomic window:
- a CDS encoding Dyp-type peroxidase produces the protein MSYYQPGILATPVPPQARHLFFALESVAALPQAIDNLMHLVDGKSAVVGFGESLAQALNVQIDGLRSFPAMSGVGVDNPSTQHALWVWLHGVDRGELLNRSNALEAALAPALRLVERQEAFRHKDGHDLTGYEDGTENPHDEAAIAAALLGEGAEGLVGGSFAAIQQWQHDLKGFHQLSAEDKDNIMGRRLSDNEEIDDAPVSAHVKRTAQESFAPEAFLVRRSMPWIEGDRAGLMFLAFGFSLDAFEAQLRRMSGLEDGITDGLYRISRPITGGYYWCPPLKDGHLDLRALRIG, from the coding sequence ATGAGTTACTACCAGCCGGGCATTCTCGCCACCCCAGTTCCGCCACAAGCACGTCATCTGTTTTTTGCCCTTGAATCGGTAGCAGCCCTGCCGCAGGCGATCGACAACCTGATGCATTTGGTGGACGGCAAGTCGGCGGTGGTCGGTTTCGGTGAATCCCTGGCCCAGGCCCTGAATGTGCAGATCGACGGCCTGCGCAGCTTCCCGGCCATGAGCGGCGTCGGCGTCGACAATCCGTCGACCCAGCACGCGCTGTGGGTCTGGCTGCACGGTGTCGACCGTGGCGAACTGCTCAACCGCAGCAATGCCCTCGAAGCCGCACTGGCCCCGGCCCTGCGCCTGGTCGAGAGGCAGGAAGCCTTCCGCCACAAGGACGGCCACGACCTGACCGGTTACGAAGATGGCACCGAAAACCCGCATGACGAAGCCGCCATCGCTGCCGCGTTGCTGGGCGAGGGCGCCGAAGGCCTGGTCGGCGGCAGCTTCGCCGCGATCCAGCAGTGGCAGCACGACCTCAAGGGTTTCCATCAGTTGTCCGCCGAAGACAAGGACAACATCATGGGCCGTCGCCTCAGCGACAACGAAGAGATCGACGACGCGCCGGTCTCCGCCCACGTCAAACGCACAGCGCAGGAAAGCTTTGCGCCGGAGGCGTTTTTGGTGCGCCGTTCGATGCCGTGGATCGAAGGCGATCGCGCCGGGCTGATGTTCCTAGCGTTCGGTTTCTCGCTGGACGCTTTCGAAGCCCAACTGCGGCGCATGAGCGGGCTGGAAGACGGCATTACCGACGGTCTGTACCGCATCAGTCGGCCGATCACTGGCGGCTACTACTGGTGCCCACCGCTCAAGGACGGTCACCTCGATCTGCGCGCCTTGCGCATCGGCTAA
- a CDS encoding SphA family protein has protein sequence MSPNRAPSCLPLAFFMAGCTLTLPALATEAGVDNIGTGTDGFFMLPLEVDSLPENMVAFNLYYNHYKSTKLNISSLGGKVPKVEIESTAVIPRIDYLSPVRIFGGRLAGYIAQPWLKQEVAVFGLSDTREGMGDTTFAPIILWDMGKNLTLGAAVEVTLPTGEYSVDRLANTSNNFYTYKPLLSFTWLPTDNTEISMKTTYSFNEKNKDTDYKSGQIFHFDYSASYKITDDLMLGVNGYFLKQTTDDKQYGHTVQFAGQDVDDGVRGKVFAIGPALHFTFLKYASAEIRWAKEFDVENRPEGEMLWAKVSIPYAF, from the coding sequence ATGAGCCCGAACCGTGCACCCTCCTGCTTGCCGCTCGCCTTTTTCATGGCGGGTTGCACCCTGACGTTGCCCGCCCTTGCCACCGAAGCCGGGGTCGACAATATCGGCACTGGCACTGACGGTTTCTTCATGCTGCCGCTGGAGGTCGACAGCCTTCCTGAGAACATGGTCGCGTTCAACCTCTACTACAACCATTACAAATCGACCAAGCTCAACATCAGCTCGCTGGGCGGCAAGGTGCCGAAGGTTGAAATCGAATCCACTGCGGTGATTCCGCGCATCGACTACCTGAGCCCGGTACGAATATTCGGCGGACGCCTGGCCGGCTACATCGCCCAGCCGTGGCTGAAGCAAGAGGTCGCGGTGTTCGGTTTGAGCGACACCCGCGAAGGCATGGGCGATACCACCTTCGCGCCGATCATTCTGTGGGACATGGGCAAAAACCTGACCCTTGGCGCCGCCGTGGAAGTCACCTTACCCACCGGCGAATACAGCGTCGATCGACTGGCCAATACCAGCAACAATTTCTACACCTACAAGCCGCTGCTCTCGTTTACCTGGCTGCCGACCGACAACACCGAAATCTCGATGAAGACCACCTACAGCTTCAACGAGAAGAACAAAGACACCGACTACAAGTCCGGGCAGATCTTCCACTTCGACTATTCGGCCAGCTACAAGATCACCGACGACCTGATGCTCGGGGTCAACGGCTATTTCCTCAAGCAGACCACCGATGACAAACAGTACGGCCACACCGTGCAGTTCGCCGGGCAGGACGTGGATGACGGCGTACGTGGCAAAGTGTTCGCCATCGGCCCGGCGCTGCACTTCACCTTTCTCAAGTACGCCAGCGCGGAGATTCGCTGGGCCAAGGAATTTGATGTGGAGAACCGGCCGGAGGGGGAAATGCTCTGGGCAAAAGTCAGCATCCCCTACGCGTTCTGA
- a CDS encoding AraC family transcriptional regulator produces the protein MNVKVQDPTFELALVSPFLLQTLAEVVHNKGFDPESLCRGLGLTLEDLQDPAQRISYRQAVAMIQRGLKVLPNQGLGLWVGAQNVLGTLGLLGHVLSLCKTLRDAFALGIRHQHTSGGIVVSSVDVVGEQVHLDAECRLPFADVQVFAVEEFFASLLVYGRALVGAEFKAIAVEFVHAAPDYLSEYHRLLGPQVRFGCLHNRMLIDAQWLDVHLPNHHSLALRQAVALLELEAAQVHQKLDLIQAVERAIARDLSRGSHIEKIAGDLNMSSRTLRRRLTEHALTFEALLEQVRQARTLSLLANPDMPIERITEEVGYSDVRSFRRAFKRWTGMSPSAWRHDANPHPSPLPEGEGADRGVLRHPST, from the coding sequence ATGAACGTAAAAGTCCAAGACCCGACCTTTGAACTGGCGTTGGTGTCGCCGTTTCTCCTGCAAACCCTCGCCGAGGTCGTGCACAACAAGGGCTTCGACCCGGAAAGCCTGTGCCGTGGCCTGGGCTTGACGCTCGAGGATCTGCAGGATCCGGCGCAGCGGATTTCCTATCGCCAGGCCGTGGCGATGATTCAGCGCGGGCTCAAAGTGCTGCCCAATCAGGGCCTCGGTCTGTGGGTCGGCGCGCAGAATGTGCTGGGAACGCTGGGCTTGCTCGGGCATGTGCTGTCGCTGTGCAAGACTTTGCGCGATGCCTTTGCGCTGGGCATTCGTCATCAGCACACCTCGGGCGGGATTGTGGTGTCCAGTGTCGATGTGGTCGGTGAGCAGGTGCATCTCGACGCCGAATGCCGCTTGCCATTCGCCGACGTGCAGGTGTTTGCGGTCGAAGAGTTTTTCGCCAGTTTGCTGGTGTATGGCCGCGCACTGGTGGGGGCTGAGTTCAAGGCGATTGCCGTGGAGTTCGTGCATGCCGCGCCGGATTACCTGAGCGAATACCATCGGTTGCTGGGGCCGCAGGTGCGCTTCGGTTGCCTGCACAACCGGATGCTGATCGACGCGCAATGGCTCGATGTGCACTTGCCCAATCATCACTCGCTGGCGTTGCGCCAGGCCGTCGCGTTGCTTGAGCTGGAAGCGGCGCAGGTGCATCAGAAGCTGGATCTGATTCAGGCGGTGGAGCGGGCGATCGCCCGTGACTTGAGCCGTGGCAGTCACATTGAAAAGATTGCCGGTGATTTGAACATGAGCAGCCGTACCTTGCGCCGGCGTCTGACCGAGCATGCGTTGACCTTTGAAGCGCTGCTGGAACAAGTGCGGCAGGCGCGGACCCTGAGCCTGCTGGCCAATCCGGACATGCCGATCGAACGCATCACCGAAGAAGTGGGCTATAGCGATGTGCGCAGTTTTCGCCGGGCCTTCAAGCGCTGGACGGGGATGAGCCCGAGCGCCTGGCGGCATGACGCAAACCCTCACCCCAGCCCTCTCCCAGAGGGAGAGGGGGCCGACCGAGGTGTTTTGCGTCATCCATCGACCTGA